The Miscanthus floridulus cultivar M001 chromosome 6, ASM1932011v1, whole genome shotgun sequence genomic interval TAGTATTTGAAAATGAGAAGATTTCATGCCTAATGAGAATATTTAAATTATACCATCAAAGGTCCCATGGATACTAGGCAAACATTTTAAAATATATTGTAGAACATCTCATAGACGCTGTGTGAACAATTGAAAATACATTGTGGAACATCCCATATAGAGTAATAGTAACCAACAACAAAACATACACCATAGAACATCTCACGGGTACTCTTGGAATATTGAAAATACACCACATACGGAACATGATATACTTTGGAAAAATCCAGTATATCATGGAACATCTCAAACCATAAGTGAACAATCCAGAATACCCATCGTTAAACATTTCAAGAATACTATAATGATAATTTAGAATGTTGTCTAACAAATAATATGAGAATAATCTTATTATGCTATAGAAAAAAAATGTTCAAGTGAATATCACCACAAGACCATGGAGAGAAAAATAATGCTATAAAATATAtaggaaaaatagaaaaaataaacaagaaaaaacaaaaaatacaTATATCAGAGGAAACAAATACAATATGAAATACAAAAAGGAAATTATAAGAAAGAAAAATACATTTTAAAATAATGATAAAAGGTGAATaagtaaaagaaaaaaataaatataCCACAGAACATGTtatgggtgaaaggtcctaatatggctagagggggggtgaatagcctatttaaaaatctacaaatcaactagagcaatttgattagtatgacaaatagcgtaatgcaaacttgctctagctctacaagggttgcaagccacctatccaacaattctagttgcaatgaatacttaggcacacaaacttgctatgttattactcactaagagctctcaaccttgctactctaaagagctcaactagatgaatgtaaataataaagcaagctctcaattctaattacactaaagagcttgtatcaactagtttgcaagaatgtaaatgagtgagtagagtgattataccgacgtgtaggggatgaaccaatcacaagatgaatatatagccaatcatcgggagaatgccaaagaagagagacaatcgattttctcccgaggttcacgtgcttgccaacacgctacgtccccgttgtgtcgaccaacacttggtggttcggcggctaagaggtgttccacaaacctcgtccacacgattggacaccgcaagaaccgacccacaagtgaggtaactcaatgacacgagcaatttactagagttacctttcggtactccgccggagaaggtacaactccccttacaatcaccggagacggccacgaacaatcaccaactcgtgccgatccttcaccgctgctccaaccgtctaggtggtggcaaccaccaagagaaacaagcgaaatccgcagcgcaacacgaataccaagtgcctctagatgcaatcactcaagcaatgcacttggattctctcccaatctcacaatgatgatggatcaatgatggagatgagtgggagggctttggctaaactcacaaggatgctatgtcaatgaaaatgtgcaagagatgtcctttgagccggccatggggctataaatagagcccccatcaaatagagccgttataccccttcactgggcaaaacgcgctctgaccggacgctccggtcatactgaccggacgctggccctcagcgtccggtcgcccgatggacgccacgcgtcaccggcttcaaacgctgttcatcagatttcaacggctacgaagctgaccggacgctccggtcaaaactgaccggacgctgaagccccagcgtccggtcgtttccagtaagctccctgagccatgttttttcgaccggacgcgtccggtccaccttgaccggacgcagaccagcgtccggtgctcaaccctagcgactgtgccgtctgacagctcgaccggacgcagcccttcagcgtccggtcgctgagtgacccagcgtccggtcagtagaccgacgccagcatcatttcgatcaactccatttcaactctaacttcttcacccttgcttaagtgtgccaaccaccaagaattttgcatccggcgcaatagaaaaaaGATATTTCATTTTtctaaaagcgccgaatcccgcctcgcaagctcggcgggagggagagagggacccaaacccatctcaacgctgcaaacaccttgcgcacatgtgttagcatattttcacaaatattttcaagggtgttagcactccactagatcctaaatgcatatgcaatgagttagagcatctagtggcactttgataaccgcattccgatacgagtttcactcctcttaatagtacggctatctatcctaaatgtgatcacactcactaagtgtcttgatcactaaaacaaaatggctcctacattttatacctttgccttgagccttttgtttttctctttcttcttttccaagttcaagcatttgatcatcaccatgctatcaccattgtcatgatcttcgtcattgcttcatcacttggagtagtgctacctatctcataatcactttgataaactaggttagcacttagggtttcatcaattaaccaaaaccaaactagagctttcaatgggcACCGATGGTACCATGTGAACAGTAAAAATATATCATGGACAACCTAAAATATATTATAAAATATCTCACGGGCATTGGGTAGTTTGTGAATGaccaataaaaaaatatattgtaAAACATTCTATGGATATACTATGTAAAAGATGCAAAATATACTATGGAACATTTCATGCGTCCTATCCTATGGATACTACATAAAGAACAAAAATATTCATGAAGCATCTTACAAATACAACAAGTacagaaataaaaaataaaaattgaaaggaaaataaaaaataaaaaacttgtaCCAAAGGAAAAATAGAAACAAAGATAGGATAAAAGAAATAGAGAAAAAAAGGAAATTCTTGTAATGGCCTAAAACACACATTCGAGACGGCCTTTTTAACTAAACAATTGGGGCCTACTTTCGTAGAAGAAATAAATTGGATCCAACAGTTAGGTCAAATTAAGGGTCTTTTTAGCATGGCTCGCTCTGAGATCTATGgtgggttgtagcttctagactATATATACTTATATTTTATCTAAACTATAAAAGAAATAAATTATATAAATGCACTTAATATATCTACATCTCTATATCTAGGATTTCACTAGAGCTCCACATATCCAGTTCTAAGAAATTGGGGTAAAGCTTTGCTAAACAGGGCTTAACATGGGAGAAATCGAGCCCACTGGTCGATTGTGATCACCCACCAGCCACCACCCATCATGGTTGAATTAGAATGGGCTGACTATTTCCATGGACTGTTTTTTTTATGCTACACATGGGTTGAGTTAGACTAGGACGACTGTTTCATAGGCTGTTTTCACTTGGAATAAGTCCAATTTACATTACTCAACTATCGCGGTCGTCCAATTTTTCTCTATGATGGTGCTTTTGCTAATATAACGTCGTGTTAGAGGGGTAAACCAGTCTAAGTTGAAAGTTGAGGAAGGtaaattttttttccaaaaatatccaaaaaataataaaaataagttttcaaaaatttaTCTAAATATTTTTACAAGGAAAACAATGAaattaaaaatcctaaaaaactggtttaatcttagaaaattcatagGAAATTTGTTCCCTGCCATTGCTCCCGGAGAGGACGAGAACTAGAGGAGCGGGTGCGTTTATGCCAAAGTCAAATGGGTGGGAGGTGATGGCGGGGTGGTAGGAGAATAATGCTActgttgatgatgatgaggaggaggacgaggtggtgttggtggtggtggaggaggaggaggaggaggagtgcccGGCACCATAGATCTACGAGGAGGACAATGGACAAactaggaagaggaagaggcattTGGAGGCAATGGCTTTCTTTCTTCGTTTGTTCAACAACCTCGAGAAAGGTGCGAGCAGATGGAAAGGTGGAGTGCTCGTGTAGTCATGCGGAGAGCTGCAAGGGTGATCTGCTGCAAGGGTGATTTTTTTTATCGCAGACCTGTTTTCCAAGCTCGGCAATAAATACAAAgactctagtgccactaggtgttgagtAGTGATGAAAAGTGCGCGATGAAGGCTTTTAGAGGGCAGTGATTCCCGCGCGAATGAAGCTTTAGTTACATGAGCCTAGTTGAGTCAAGATTGAGTCCCTCCATAAGCTTTGGCTAGATCTCGGGCTTGAGTTGGCTAGATCTCGGGCTTGAGTTGTGCTCGAGCTTGAGGTACCAGGCTTGCTCAAACTTTGGCTCGTTTACACACTCAAGGCAAAAGGTTTTATTTCTCGAACTATTTTGCCAAAATTTCACTGTTAATCGTTGATTTTTTCCCCAAATGCTCAAACCTAATTTTCAATCTTCATGAATTCTACTCTCTTGTATCAACATCCAGCTCTTATGAGTTGAGGTGTATGTATTTGCCTCTTTGGTACAAGAGTCTACAATGCTGTTGAAAAATAGTTACACTCCTTTGGTATTCCTTTTGTTTCATTTATATACGAATGTATTGTGCGtccttttttttttatctttgcgAGGACATTAATTCGTTAACTGAATGATCGCACCGTCAGCCGCTAAACCCGTTCCGAAACACAGCAACAAAGCGGCGCCATCTAGAAAGCTCCTCGCGTCTTGCTCATACAAAGCTCTCGTATTTCGTCATCCATAGCGTCAGCATCTTTTGGCCTcttcttagttttttttttttttaaacaagCCTCTTCTTAGTTGTTGCCTAGCAGGTCACGGAGACCTCGTATTTCGTCATCCATAGCGTAAGCATCCTTAGtctccgttcgctggtctaaaaatctgaaaaaaaattattccagctaaattattataagaaaaaagtattattttaatttaaaaaaagaagtcaaacaaatagaatatagggtaagccgggCCTTAGCCGTGCAGCCAGCCCCACCCGCAAGCCGCAAAGACGCCGACACCTGCAGCGTCACGGCTGACGTTGGTGCTCCCGCACACACAAGTGCCTGATGTTTCACGGAGTATAGCGTACGGTGCGTGCTGCGCGGTGATTCGTTCAATGACTTCACCCTCGAGAAGCAACGTATCCTCTCCTTTCGTGCACTATCCTATCCACCGCGCGACCATTGCCCAGACATCATGAATTGGTCCATCCAGGGCGACCCTACCAATACATCATACATGACATCCGCGCCGGGCCATTTTATACGCCATGGTCTGCGTCGCGAATTCCAGATTCCAAGGGACATACATTTCATTCACCAATCCAGCGCTCTCGAGCACACGTACCTGCGTAGGTCCGTCCGCGAGTGTGccatagcggcggcggcggcagcagcagcagcagggagtTCTGAGTTCTGAGGTGCGAGTCGTCCAGCGATGAACAAGCAGAAGAGCGTGGTTCTGTACCCGGGCCTCGGCGTCGGCCACCTGACGCCGATGGTCGAGCTGGCCAAACTGTTTACCCAGCACGGCGTCGCCGTCACAGTCGCGCTCGCCGAGCCGCCCACCAAGTCCTCCGACTTCTCCGCAGCGGCCGCCCGCGCCGCGGCCTCCAATCCGTCCGTGAACTTCCACGTCCTGCCGCCGCCTGACCCCGCTGATTCCAGTTCCAGCTCGGATGACACGCATTCGGACCGCGTCGTCCAGATGTTCGGCTACCTCAAGGCCATGAACGCGCCGCTGCGCGACCTCCTCCGCTCGCTGCCAGCCGTCGACGCGCTCGTCGTCGACATGTTCTGCGGCGACGCGCTCGGCGTCGCTGCCGAGCTCAACCTGCCCGTCTACTACTTCTACGCCTCGGCCGCCAGCTCGTTGGCCGTCTTCCTCAACCTGCCTCGCATGATGGCCACGGGTTTCCAGCTGGAGACCACCGGCGACGACTCCGTCCTCTCTCTCCCTGGCGCTCCTCCGTTCAAAGCTTCGGAACTGCCCGAACTGATTCTGAATGGCAGCCAGTCAGGAAAAGCCGTCCTCCGCATGCTCTACCTGTTCCCAGAGGCCAGCGGGATTCTCGTCAACACCTTCGAGTCGCTGGAGACGCAGGCTGTGCGCGCTCTGAGGGACGGCCTGTGCGTTCCCGACCGTTCCACGCCGCCGGTGTACTGCATCGGGCCGCTGGTTTCGGGAGGCGGAGACAAGGAGCACGAGTGCCTCCGGTGGCTGGACATGCAGCCAGACAACAGCGTCGTGTTTCTCTCCTTTGGGAGCTTGGGCACGTTCCCAAAGAAGCAACTTGAGGAGATGGCTATTGGGCTCGAGAAGTCAGGGCAGAGGTTTCTATGGGTAGTGCGGAGCCCACGAAACAACCCTGGGTACGCGTTGAGTCAGCCACTCCCGGAGCCGGACCTCGAGGCCCTCCTTCCAGAGGGGTTCTTGGAGAGGACCAAGGACAGAGGGCTTGTGCTCAAGTCTTGGGCACCACAAGTGGATGTGCTACGCCATAAAGCGACGGGCGCATTTGTTACGCACTGTGGGTGGAACTCGACACTGGAGGGCATCATGGCAGGGTTGCCCCTGCTGTGCTGGCCACTGTATGCGGAGCAGAGGATGAACAAGGTGTTTATTGTGGAAGATATGAAGATCGGGGTGGAAATGAACGGCTATGATGAAGAAATGGTGAAGGCGGAGGAGGTGGAGACGAAGGTTAAGTGGGTGATGGAGTCTCAAGGTGGGCGAGCACTCCGAGAGAGACTGGCGGAGGTAAAAGATAGAGCAGTCAAGGCACTCAAAGAAGGCGGCTCATCTTATGCTGCTTTTGTCGATTTCTTGAAGGATATCGATAGCATGGCTCATCTTCATCCTAAGGGAGGCTCATCTTAGGACACGACATGTTTAATTCTTCGAAGATTTCAAGGCTCACAATTACACGACACTGTATCCTATCTTATAGGTCATacatgtattttttttttgtttcacatATTCTCTCCCATGTCATCTGTGTGACCCACTAGTCACTGGTTTTTGTACGTCTACATGAGGCCGTATTTTTTGCAATTTAATTCTTTTTTGTCAAAATTTCATATTTATACCCTTGGACGTAAAAACCTCATCTTTAGATcctgagctcggcgccatggtTGATGTGGCTGGTGATGTGACGCTGACATGGCTAGAGGTCGGCGCCATGATTCATGTTGGAGCACTCAGCCCTTGACATCGGTGGAGCACTTAGAACCTAGGTCGCTGCCCATCCCTAAGCACCACGAAGCTGTCGAAGCCAAGGCCAATGGTGAAGATGGGGCTGCTCTTGGCCTCGATGGAGAACATGCGCGGAGGGGGATTCTAGTCAAGGTCCCGATGTTAGAACGCTATGGTGGTGTTGTAGCAGTGCATCAACTTATCGGTCCTACTGTTAGTCCTGATTTCTTTTACGGCTTATGAAGTTGATTAGAATATTCAAATATGACTAATCGACTCTCGTCACCATTTGGCATAGTATGCTTGTTATTTTTATATCTCAATCTCTAGACCTCCGATCAGCGTGATTTCAGTTGTGATAGTCCATAAGTTTTATATATTTTAATGTCACAAAGTTTGAGGTCAGTCCAAGTTACGGTTTTTGTAGACATCAGTTATAGTGGAGATGTAGTGTTCTATCCAGAACTCAAAATGTGAGCTAATTAGATTTTATGTAGAGGGAAGtgttaaaaaatatttttagCTTAATCATTTACTTCCCTCTGATTGCGTGCCTATCCTTATGCGAATTCATCCTACGGGATGTTAATTCATTGCTACCTCTGGATCCAAGCACCGATTTTACTACTGCTAGTCATGATTTCAATGGAAGATCATCGCATCGAAGAAAATTCAAGCATCGACAACTGGACAGTAAAAGATGGTTTGTCTTCTCCGCATCTATACAACATGCTCGGATGCTTCAACTCGGAGCTTGTTTGATATAAGAGCTAATAGGTGGACTATTTTTTTAACCAAATGTCCAACTCAGAGCGTTATTATGTTGCTTCcaccatattttttttaaattcatatatataatgtACCTGAAATGAATGTGCGACCACAAAAAAGTGGTAGCGATGGACTACTAtccatctgttttttttttcttttatttatacTCTGTGATGCTTATAGTGCAAGCATAGCCAACCTCCTCGGACTACCATTCAAACTTCGGACAAGTGTTCTATCGCCTTCAGCTGGTGGATATATCTAGGAAGCATCGACCATCTCCCGTGCCCAGGGCCACTGCTTAGGAGTTCAATTAGGACTCAGACACTCAGTTCCTTGATCTGTAAGCTAGGTGAGTCTTGCCTTTCGTTCTCAAACCGCAAAACTCTGTACGCTAGGTGAGTCTTGCCTTTCGTTCTCAAAAACTGCAAAACTCAGCACTGGCAGTTTGTCGAGCAGATCGAGGCAATTTCCACCGTTCGACAGCTCTCAGGGGTACTGAGTGATGGTCAATAGGTCAATTGCTTCGCCGGCAAGGCTGCGCAGCTATATACAATTGAGCCCCGCAGGCACCCATTTTGCACAGCATCTCCGAAGCCACACCACAGCACAGTGCCCCATTCGTTTGTCACGGCTGAAAGTAGGGTTGGCTGATTtactgtaagagaaaaatatcgtTCCATAATTGAAAaggtacggcttataagccgagCGAATTGCCTCCAATAATTGACCGACCAGCGCGCCGGCCGCTGACATGGACAGCGTAGTATCCGCGAAGCAGACCGTCGTTCTGTaccccggcggcggcgccgggcaCGTCGGGCCGATGACGCAGCTCGCCAAGGTCTTCCTCCACCACGGCTACGACGTCACCATGGTGCTCCTGGAGCCGCCCTTCACGTCGATCGCCTCCGGCGCCAGCTTCATCGAGGGCCTCGCCGCCTCCAACCCGTCCATAACCTTCCACCTCCTCCCGCCGATCCCGCCCCCTGACTTCGCC includes:
- the LOC136456502 gene encoding anthocyanidin 5,3-O-glucosyltransferase-like; translated protein: MNKQKSVVLYPGLGVGHLTPMVELAKLFTQHGVAVTVALAEPPTKSSDFSAAAARAAASNPSVNFHVLPPPDPADSSSSSDDTHSDRVVQMFGYLKAMNAPLRDLLRSLPAVDALVVDMFCGDALGVAAELNLPVYYFYASAASSLAVFLNLPRMMATGFQLETTGDDSVLSLPGAPPFKASELPELILNGSQSGKAVLRMLYLFPEASGILVNTFESLETQAVRALRDGLCVPDRSTPPVYCIGPLVSGGGDKEHECLRWLDMQPDNSVVFLSFGSLGTFPKKQLEEMAIGLEKSGQRFLWVVRSPRNNPGYALSQPLPEPDLEALLPEGFLERTKDRGLVLKSWAPQVDVLRHKATGAFVTHCGWNSTLEGIMAGLPLLCWPLYAEQRMNKVFIVEDMKIGVEMNGYDEEMVKAEEVETKVKWVMESQGGRALRERLAEVKDRAVKALKEGGSSYAAFVDFLKDIDSMAHLHPKGGSS